A window of Terriglobales bacterium contains these coding sequences:
- a CDS encoding tetratricopeptide repeat protein: protein MDRIASLKEILSQDPNNAFARYSLATEYSGRGEIEAALAEFSSLLRANPDYTNGYFMAAQTLMKADRTEEARQMLADGLSCARRTSNRHAESEMQSMLDELG, encoded by the coding sequence ATGGATCGAATTGCCAGCTTGAAAGAAATCCTCTCGCAGGATCCCAACAACGCCTTTGCCCGCTACTCGCTGGCAACGGAGTACTCCGGCCGGGGTGAGATTGAGGCGGCCCTCGCCGAATTTTCTTCGCTGCTCAGGGCAAATCCTGATTACACCAACGGCTACTTTATGGCTGCGCAGACGCTGATGAAAGCCGATCGCACCGAGGAGGCGCGTCAGATGCTCGCCGATGGCCTCTCCTGCGCTCGGCGGACCAGCAATCGCCACGCTGAATCAGAAATGCAGTCGATGTTGGACGAACTGGGATGA
- a CDS encoding magnesium chelatase, whose product MSFPRTLGGLRHSNFCEARLRKRRVKDELRENLIARLREENTESVFPGIVGYDDTVVPQIVNAILSKHNFILLGLRGQAKSRILRALTGLLDPEMPYIAGCEIHDNPYAPICRRCRELVEAEGDATPIDYLLPEARYVEKLATPDVTIADLIGDIDPIKAARGGHELGSELTVHYGLLPRANRGIFAINELPDLAGKIQVGLFNIMQEGDVQIKGYPVRLPLDVALVFSANPEDYTARGKIITPLKDRIGSEIRTHYPATVDEGIAITAQEAWVQRDSYMLEVPKFVQEVIERIAFTAREDKRIDKRSGVSQRLPITCMENVISNAERRSIRNREEIVVPRIGDIYAAMPAITGKLELEYEGEVKGADTVVRELIRTAVANTFDAYFHGANLQQVVQWFDLGGSVQMQDTASAAEVLDTIKNIQGLMERLAPLGVKPKDPPELQVSAAEFVLEGLYAHKRIGRSEERLFTAGERQPRRTEQERLRTDEPPFRPRRPFN is encoded by the coding sequence ATGAGTTTCCCTCGGACACTTGGTGGTCTTCGCCACAGCAATTTCTGCGAAGCCCGGCTTCGCAAGCGCCGCGTAAAAGACGAACTGAGAGAGAACCTCATAGCTAGGCTCCGCGAGGAAAACACCGAGAGTGTCTTCCCAGGCATCGTCGGTTATGACGACACGGTCGTTCCTCAGATCGTGAACGCCATTCTTTCAAAGCACAATTTCATTCTTCTCGGCCTCCGCGGCCAGGCCAAGAGCCGAATCCTGCGCGCCCTCACCGGTTTACTCGATCCCGAGATGCCATACATCGCGGGATGCGAGATCCACGACAATCCCTATGCTCCCATCTGTCGCCGTTGCCGCGAACTGGTAGAGGCGGAAGGTGACGCGACTCCCATTGACTACCTGCTCCCCGAAGCCCGTTATGTTGAAAAACTGGCCACTCCAGACGTGACCATTGCCGATTTGATTGGCGATATCGATCCCATCAAAGCGGCTCGCGGCGGGCATGAATTAGGCAGCGAGCTTACCGTCCACTATGGGCTTCTGCCGCGTGCCAATCGCGGTATCTTCGCGATCAATGAGTTGCCTGATCTGGCGGGCAAAATTCAGGTCGGCTTGTTCAATATCATGCAGGAAGGGGACGTACAGATTAAGGGCTATCCGGTGCGCCTGCCGCTGGATGTGGCACTGGTGTTCAGTGCCAACCCGGAAGACTACACAGCTCGCGGGAAGATCATTACTCCCCTGAAAGATCGTATCGGATCCGAAATTCGCACGCACTATCCGGCCACTGTGGATGAAGGCATAGCCATCACCGCCCAGGAAGCCTGGGTTCAGCGCGACAGCTACATGCTCGAGGTGCCAAAGTTCGTGCAGGAGGTGATCGAGCGCATCGCGTTTACCGCCAGGGAAGATAAGCGTATCGACAAGCGCTCCGGGGTCAGCCAGCGCCTCCCCATCACTTGCATGGAGAACGTGATTTCCAATGCCGAGCGCCGCAGTATCCGGAATAGAGAAGAAATCGTGGTTCCCCGCATCGGGGACATCTACGCGGCCATGCCGGCCATTACCGGAAAGCTGGAGTTGGAATACGAAGGTGAGGTCAAGGGAGCCGATACTGTGGTGCGGGAGCTGATCCGAACCGCGGTGGCCAACACCTTCGACGCTTACTTCCACGGCGCAAACCTGCAGCAGGTGGTCCAATGGTTCGACTTGGGTGGATCGGTGCAAATGCAGGACACTGCCTCTGCCGCTGAAGTGCTGGATACGATCAAAAATATTCAGGGATTGATGGAGCGGTTGGCCCCGCTGGGTGTGAAACCCAAAGACCCGCCCGAGTTACAGGTTTCGGCTGCGGAATTCGTTCTTGAGGGTTTGTACGCCCACAAGCGGATCGGTCGCAGTGAAGAGCGGCTATTCACGGCGGGTGAACGGCAACCGCGCCGAACCGAGCAGGAACGGTTGCGTACCGACGAACCGCCGTTCCGCCCGCGGCGGCCGTTCAATTAG
- a CDS encoding VWA domain-containing protein: MKRVRYSKYVPDPASEMSMEDLLNALSDYLLQSGFQNSYMGFYDMQDFGQTMEELKRAMEEALLNSDLFDEELREQLQQMKMEGKLDELIEQLIQRMQQEDYISVDEPPDPSREAGAGGQIGQNQSQARFEITDKSLDFLGYRTLRDLLGSLGKSSFGRHDTRDLATGIETSGAAKQYEFGDTLNLDITATLSSAIQREGLTLPLNIEYSDLQVHQCEYQSSCATVLMLDCSHSMILYGEDRFTPAKKVAMALSHLIRSQYPGDSLSLILFHDSAEEIPLTQLARVKVGPYYTNTREGLRLAQRILQRQRKDMKQIVMITDGKPSALTLEDGRIYKNAFGLDPLVVSQTLEEVSKCKRAGVMINTFMLASDYGLVQFVQKVTEMCRGKAYFTTPYTLGQYLLMDYMSRKTKTIH; this comes from the coding sequence ATGAAGCGCGTTCGTTATTCTAAATACGTTCCTGATCCGGCCTCCGAGATGAGCATGGAGGACTTGCTCAACGCTCTCTCTGACTACCTGCTGCAAAGCGGGTTCCAGAACTCCTACATGGGCTTTTACGACATGCAGGATTTTGGCCAGACTATGGAGGAACTGAAGCGCGCCATGGAGGAGGCGCTGCTCAACAGCGATCTTTTCGACGAAGAGCTGCGCGAACAACTGCAGCAGATGAAAATGGAAGGCAAGCTCGACGAGTTGATCGAGCAGTTGATTCAGCGGATGCAGCAGGAAGACTACATCAGCGTGGATGAGCCGCCTGATCCTTCGCGCGAAGCCGGGGCGGGTGGGCAAATCGGCCAGAATCAATCGCAGGCGCGCTTTGAAATTACCGACAAGAGCCTGGATTTTCTCGGCTATCGAACTTTGCGCGATCTGCTGGGCTCATTGGGCAAATCCAGCTTCGGCCGTCACGACACCCGCGACCTGGCCACCGGAATTGAGACCAGCGGCGCAGCTAAGCAATATGAATTCGGCGACACTCTAAACCTCGACATCACCGCCACGCTCTCCAGTGCCATCCAGCGCGAGGGCCTCACCCTGCCGTTGAATATCGAGTACTCTGACCTGCAGGTCCACCAATGTGAATACCAGTCTTCTTGTGCCACCGTGCTGATGCTGGACTGCTCGCACTCCATGATCCTCTATGGCGAAGACCGTTTTACCCCGGCTAAGAAAGTCGCCATGGCGCTTTCGCATCTGATTCGCAGCCAATATCCCGGAGATTCCCTCTCGCTGATCCTGTTCCACGATTCCGCCGAGGAGATTCCGCTGACGCAACTCGCACGCGTAAAAGTTGGACCCTACTACACGAATACTCGCGAAGGTCTGCGGCTGGCGCAGCGCATCCTCCAGCGCCAGCGCAAAGACATGAAGCAGATCGTCATGATCACCGACGGCAAACCGTCGGCGCTGACCCTTGAAGACGGACGCATCTATAAAAATGCCTTTGGTTTGGACCCATTGGTCGTCAGCCAAACACTGGAAGAAGTTTCCAAATGCAAGCGCGCCGGGGTCATGATCAATACCTTCATGCTTGCCTCTGATTACGGGTTAGTACAGTTTGTGCAGAAGGTCACAGAAATGTGCCGCGGAAAAGCCTACTTCACTACCCCTTATACCCTCGGGCAGTACCTGCTGATGGACTACATGTCGCGTAAGACCAAAACGATTCACTGA
- a CDS encoding FecR domain-containing protein, producing the protein MIGTETLDAKAVGSTQLEPGQVLSTENGKAEVLLTPGVFLRLGDNSSVKMISPSLTNTRVELEKGHAEVEVAEIHNENDLQVTEDNVTAQLLKKGVYDFNADQAQIRVFDGQAKVSEDGKQIDVKGGHELDLNAGGSLKAKKFDKKEYASEDDLYRWSSLRSSYLAEANVQLAPSYATTGFVSGWYWDPWFGGYTFIPGSGLLYSPFGWGFYSPWAVYGAPYGYFGYYGPYYRYHYYRPGPYYGHDHRVVVPPAAGFHPPAGNFHPPAPHAPAPHVSAGFSGGFHGGVGGFHSSR; encoded by the coding sequence TTGATCGGCACAGAAACCCTCGACGCGAAAGCCGTCGGCTCGACCCAACTGGAGCCTGGGCAGGTACTGAGCACGGAAAACGGGAAAGCAGAAGTCCTGCTGACCCCAGGGGTGTTCCTGAGACTGGGCGACAACAGCTCCGTGAAGATGATCTCTCCCAGTCTGACTAATACCAGGGTGGAACTCGAGAAAGGGCACGCCGAAGTAGAGGTGGCCGAGATTCACAATGAAAACGATCTCCAGGTGACGGAAGACAACGTCACCGCTCAGTTGCTGAAGAAAGGTGTTTACGATTTCAACGCCGATCAGGCACAGATTCGTGTTTTTGATGGCCAGGCCAAGGTTAGCGAGGACGGCAAGCAGATCGACGTCAAAGGCGGACACGAACTCGATCTGAATGCGGGTGGATCCCTAAAGGCAAAGAAGTTCGACAAGAAGGAATATGCCAGCGAAGATGATCTGTATCGCTGGAGCAGCTTGCGCTCCTCCTATCTGGCTGAGGCTAACGTTCAGTTAGCGCCAAGCTATGCGACTACGGGATTTGTCTCCGGCTGGTACTGGGACCCGTGGTTTGGTGGTTACACATTTATCCCTGGCAGCGGACTCCTTTATAGCCCATTCGGGTGGGGCTTCTACTCGCCCTGGGCAGTCTATGGCGCACCCTACGGCTACTTCGGATATTACGGCCCTTACTACCGCTATCACTATTACCGGCCAGGCCCGTACTACGGACACGATCATCGGGTAGTGGTTCCGCCGGCAGCTGGCTTCCATCCACCAGCAGGTAACTTCCATCCGCCGGCGCCACACGCTCCGGCTCCGCACGTTTCGGCTGGATTTAGCGGCGGATTCCACGGTGGCGTGGGCGGGTTCCACAGCTCACGATAA